Proteins from one Pleuronectes platessa chromosome 16, fPlePla1.1, whole genome shotgun sequence genomic window:
- the mrps34 gene encoding 28S ribosomal protein S34, mitochondrial, translating into MVKKKQLRLIAEMARKIRAYRELKSRPRDSQKYALDYETMKRPLTGKMLPVLAWADVRKESRLFSLLASMRMFGVGRLFTRKSWLEDHTEPSYWQITKVKVDYTAENMDHGKAWGILTTKGKQESEVKEVDKVMYHDWRLIPKHEEQQFTDFEPLPEPPVRYVPYPPLLRAMLLAQHKKATGRVLTEEPILPLKRDVRLNKDYFRSQEQARQSKEGTAV; encoded by the exons ATGGTGAAGAAAAAGCAACTCCGGCTCATCGCCGAAATGGCTCGGAAGATCCGGGCGTACAGAGAGCTCAAGTCCCGGCCGCGGGACTCCCAGAAGTACGCCCTGGACTACGAGACGATGAAGCGTCCTCTCACGGGGAAGATGCTGCCCGTGCTGGCTTGGGCAGATGTCCGAAAGGAGAGCCGCCTCTTCTCCTTGCTTGCGTCCATGAGGATGTTCGGAGTCGGGCGCCTCTTCACCCGGAAGTCCTGGTTGGAGGACCACACTGAGCCAAGCTACTGGCAGATCACCAAGGTCAAGGTGGACTACACTGCTGAG AACATGGATCATGGAAAGGCGTGGGGGATCCTCACCACCAAAG GGAAACAGGAGAGCGAGGTCAAGGAGGTGGACAAGGTGATGTACCACGACTGGCGCCTGATTCCCAAACACGAAGAGCAGCAGTTCACAGACTTTGAGCCGCTCCCTGAGCCGCCGGTGCGCTACGTCCCCTACCCCCCCCTGCTCCGCGCCATGCTGCTGGCCCAGCACAAGAAAGCAACAGGCCGCGTGCTGACAGAAGAGCCCATCTTACCTCTGAAGAGGGATGTCCGGCTCAACAAAGACTATTTCCGCAGTCAGGAGCAAGCGAGGCAGAGCAAAGAGGGGACCGCGGTGTGA
- the nme3 gene encoding nucleoside diphosphate kinase 3 isoform X2 has protein sequence MVFSSQGREMIHRLINRSGWERWDLIGCCGRSSAMGPKKRSQGNLREAEDLVVKRPRIEGSAWTGVNERTFIAVKPDGVQRKLVGEIVRRFEKKGFKLVGLKLMQASEELLREHYSELRSKPFFRALIAYMGSGPVVAMVWQGLDVAKTARKMLGETNPADSLPGTIRGDYCVEVGRNVIHGSDSVESAQREIALWFRQNELHCWEDNCNHWIYS, from the exons ATGGTTTTCTCCTCgcagggaagagagatgattCATCGGCTTATTAATAGGTCCGGTTGGGAACGGtgggatctgattggctgctgcggGAGGAGCTCTGCAATGGGGCCGAAAAAAAGGTCACAGGGAAATCTGAGGGAGGCTGAAGATCTGGTGGTTAAACGTCCACGGATTGAAGGATCTG CGTGGACTGGGGTGAACGAGCGAACCTTCATCGCTGTGAAACCCGATGGCGTGCAGCGGAAGCTGGTCGGCGAAATCGTGCGGCGTTTTGAGAAGAAAGGCTTCAAGCTGGTGGGCCTCAAGTTGATGCAG GCGTCTGAGGAGCTCCTCAGGGAACATTACTCGGAGCTGCGGAGCAAACCCTTCTTCAGAGCACTGATCGCCTACATGGGCTCAGGACCAGTCGTTGCAATG GTGTGGCAGGGTCTGGACGTGGCGAAGACCGCCCGTAAGATGTTGGGAGAGACCAACCCCGCGGACTCGCTGCCAGGAACCATCCGAGGAGACTACTGCGTGGAAGTGGGCAG GAACGTGATCCACGGCAGCGACTCTGTGGAGAGCGCCCAGAGGGAAATTGCTCTGTGGTTTCGTCAGAACGAGCTTCACTGCTGGGAAGACAACTGCAACCACTGGATCTACAGCTGA
- the nme3 gene encoding nucleoside diphosphate kinase 3 isoform X1 — MICLFLSVLAHVFQSAWTGVNERTFIAVKPDGVQRKLVGEIVRRFEKKGFKLVGLKLMQASEELLREHYSELRSKPFFRALIAYMGSGPVVAMVWQGLDVAKTARKMLGETNPADSLPGTIRGDYCVEVGRNVIHGSDSVESAQREIALWFRQNELHCWEDNCNHWIYS, encoded by the exons ATGatctgtctgtttctgtccGTGCTCGCTCACGTCTTCCAGTCAG CGTGGACTGGGGTGAACGAGCGAACCTTCATCGCTGTGAAACCCGATGGCGTGCAGCGGAAGCTGGTCGGCGAAATCGTGCGGCGTTTTGAGAAGAAAGGCTTCAAGCTGGTGGGCCTCAAGTTGATGCAG GCGTCTGAGGAGCTCCTCAGGGAACATTACTCGGAGCTGCGGAGCAAACCCTTCTTCAGAGCACTGATCGCCTACATGGGCTCAGGACCAGTCGTTGCAATG GTGTGGCAGGGTCTGGACGTGGCGAAGACCGCCCGTAAGATGTTGGGAGAGACCAACCCCGCGGACTCGCTGCCAGGAACCATCCGAGGAGACTACTGCGTGGAAGTGGGCAG GAACGTGATCCACGGCAGCGACTCTGTGGAGAGCGCCCAGAGGGAAATTGCTCTGTGGTTTCGTCAGAACGAGCTTCACTGCTGGGAAGACAACTGCAACCACTGGATCTACAGCTGA
- the spsb3a gene encoding SPRY domain-containing SOCS box protein 3a isoform X1, whose protein sequence is MSRRSRNSRAWRYVWGGIRQDADARALVLASESEEWGYGRLEFSDSDSETDFSTAMVPPVPSAVPVTGESYCGCDSQAETSYNPRLRGFHQVKDCHCGEEDQEFDWGWDSNSRSTATLLSCDNRKVNFHSEYSCGTAAIRGSKELAEGQHFWEIKMTSPVYGTDMMVGIGTCDVNLDKYRHTFCSLLGKDTDSWGLSYTGLLHHKGEKMNFSTRFGQGSIIGVHLDTWHGTLTFFKNRKCIGVAATELQNKRFYPMACSTAAKSSMKVIRSCSAPTSLLYLCCARLRQLLPDCIDNLDVLPLPPGLRQLLHNKLGWVLSLNSGAVEETPDEPECSSQLSVLPLAGPSSSESDSEGCTSDPEACQRKRCRWT, encoded by the exons GGCACTCGTGTTGGCCTCTGAAAGCGAGGAATGGGGTTATGGTCGCCTAGAG TTTAGTGACTCAGACTCTGAGACAGACTTTTCCACAGCGATGGTCCCTCCAGTCCCCAGCGCAGTGCCGGTCACCGGAGAGTCCTACTGTGGCTGCGACTCCCAGGCTGAGACCAGCTACAACCCTCGTCTGCGCGGTTTCCACCAAGTCAAAGACTGCCACTGTGGAGAGGAGGACCAAG AATTTGACTGGGGGTGGGACTCGAACAGCCGGTCGACAGCAACATTACTGAGCTGTGACAATCGCAAAGTGAACTTCCACTCTGAATACAGCTGTGGCACAGCTGCGATCCGCGGCTCCAAGGAGCTGGCTGAGGGACAGCACTTCTGGGAAATCAAGATGACATCTCCAGTGTATGGAACCGACATG ATGGTTGGCATCGGTACTTGTGATGTCAACCTggacaaatacagacacaccTTCTGCAGCCTGTTGGGAAAAGATACAGACAGCTGGGGTCTCTCTTACACAG GCCTGTTGCATCACAAAGGAGAGAAGATGAACTTTTCAACACGCTTCGGACAGGGCTCCATCATCGGAGTCCACCTGGACACGTGGCACGGCACTCTTACTTTCTTCAAGAATCGAAAGTGCATAG GTGTTGCGGCCACAGAGCTCCAAAATAAGAGGTTTTATCCGATGGCGTGCTCCACAGCAGCCAAAAGCAGCATGAAGGTGATCAGGTCCTGCTCCGCCCCGACCTCCCTGCTCTACCTTTGCTGCGCGCGCCTCCGCCAGCTGCTGCCAGACTGTATAGACAACCTGGACGTGTTGCCCCTGCCCCCGGGCCTCCGTCAGTTGCTCCACAATAAACTTGGCTGGGTGCTCAGTCTCAACAGCGGCGCCGTAGAAGAGACCCCCGATGAGCCCGAGTGCTCCTCGCAATTGTCTGTCCTTCCCTTGGCTGGACCGTCCTCCTCGGAGAGCGACTCGGAGGGTTGCACGTCCGACCCCGAAGCCTGTCAGAGGAAAAGATGCCGCTGGACATGA
- the spsb3a gene encoding SPRY domain-containing SOCS box protein 3a isoform X2, which produces MVPPVPSAVPVTGESYCGCDSQAETSYNPRLRGFHQVKDCHCGEEDQEFDWGWDSNSRSTATLLSCDNRKVNFHSEYSCGTAAIRGSKELAEGQHFWEIKMTSPVYGTDMMVGIGTCDVNLDKYRHTFCSLLGKDTDSWGLSYTGLLHHKGEKMNFSTRFGQGSIIGVHLDTWHGTLTFFKNRKCIGVAATELQNKRFYPMACSTAAKSSMKVIRSCSAPTSLLYLCCARLRQLLPDCIDNLDVLPLPPGLRQLLHNKLGWVLSLNSGAVEETPDEPECSSQLSVLPLAGPSSSESDSEGCTSDPEACQRKRCRWT; this is translated from the exons ATGGTCCCTCCAGTCCCCAGCGCAGTGCCGGTCACCGGAGAGTCCTACTGTGGCTGCGACTCCCAGGCTGAGACCAGCTACAACCCTCGTCTGCGCGGTTTCCACCAAGTCAAAGACTGCCACTGTGGAGAGGAGGACCAAG AATTTGACTGGGGGTGGGACTCGAACAGCCGGTCGACAGCAACATTACTGAGCTGTGACAATCGCAAAGTGAACTTCCACTCTGAATACAGCTGTGGCACAGCTGCGATCCGCGGCTCCAAGGAGCTGGCTGAGGGACAGCACTTCTGGGAAATCAAGATGACATCTCCAGTGTATGGAACCGACATG ATGGTTGGCATCGGTACTTGTGATGTCAACCTggacaaatacagacacaccTTCTGCAGCCTGTTGGGAAAAGATACAGACAGCTGGGGTCTCTCTTACACAG GCCTGTTGCATCACAAAGGAGAGAAGATGAACTTTTCAACACGCTTCGGACAGGGCTCCATCATCGGAGTCCACCTGGACACGTGGCACGGCACTCTTACTTTCTTCAAGAATCGAAAGTGCATAG GTGTTGCGGCCACAGAGCTCCAAAATAAGAGGTTTTATCCGATGGCGTGCTCCACAGCAGCCAAAAGCAGCATGAAGGTGATCAGGTCCTGCTCCGCCCCGACCTCCCTGCTCTACCTTTGCTGCGCGCGCCTCCGCCAGCTGCTGCCAGACTGTATAGACAACCTGGACGTGTTGCCCCTGCCCCCGGGCCTCCGTCAGTTGCTCCACAATAAACTTGGCTGGGTGCTCAGTCTCAACAGCGGCGCCGTAGAAGAGACCCCCGATGAGCCCGAGTGCTCCTCGCAATTGTCTGTCCTTCCCTTGGCTGGACCGTCCTCCTCGGAGAGCGACTCGGAGGGTTGCACGTCCGACCCCGAAGCCTGTCAGAGGAAAAGATGCCGCTGGACATGA